From Microcoleus sp. FACHB-831, a single genomic window includes:
- a CDS encoding DedA family protein, translated as MSLEFVSLEKIQEIAHHYGYWAVFLGILLENLGLPLPGETITIAGGFLAGSKELNYWFVLLSAIAGAVLGGICGYWIGRKGGWPLLLTIGKVFRVREERLLKLKAQFSENAGKAVFLGRFLALLRIFASPLAGIAEMPFLKFMAYNLAGAAAWASVMVTLSFFAGRIVPLDQLVSWVTKFGIVALILVFAWIAVPIWLESREAKREIGE; from the coding sequence ATGTCTTTAGAATTTGTATCGCTGGAGAAGATCCAGGAAATTGCCCACCATTATGGTTACTGGGCAGTTTTTTTAGGGATTTTGCTAGAAAATCTTGGCCTTCCCCTACCTGGTGAAACCATTACCATAGCCGGAGGATTTCTGGCAGGCAGTAAGGAACTGAATTACTGGTTCGTGCTACTAAGCGCGATCGCTGGTGCAGTTCTCGGCGGTATTTGCGGCTATTGGATTGGCAGAAAAGGCGGCTGGCCCTTGCTACTGACTATAGGGAAAGTCTTCCGCGTCCGCGAAGAAAGACTCTTGAAGTTGAAAGCTCAGTTTAGCGAAAATGCCGGAAAAGCCGTATTCCTCGGTCGCTTTCTAGCCCTGCTGCGAATATTTGCCAGCCCTTTAGCCGGGATTGCAGAAATGCCCTTCCTCAAATTTATGGCTTATAACTTGGCTGGGGCAGCGGCGTGGGCATCCGTAATGGTGACATTATCATTTTTTGCAGGGCGAATCGTACCCTTAGACCAATTGGTGAGTTGGGTAACTAAATTTGGGATAGTCGCTCTAATTCTTGTATTCGCTTGGATTGCAGTCCCTATTTGGCTAGAATCTCGCGAAGCCAAGCGGGAAATCGGCGAATAG
- a CDS encoding Hpt domain-containing protein, which yields MQATTKNLYSATEAGEAINTQVLQNWKYALGENASKFLRKVSGIYFQEAPQLLRAIAVAVAKGDAVALKEKAQKLKSSSAALGARTLSQVCQQLESMGCLGVIPDAPEILWLLSAEYEKFKVALEIECQQWQ from the coding sequence ATGCAAGCTACTACCAAGAATTTATACTCAGCCACAGAAGCTGGAGAAGCCATCAACACTCAGGTTTTACAAAATTGGAAGTATGCATTAGGCGAAAACGCTTCAAAATTTCTGCGTAAGGTAAGTGGCATTTATTTCCAAGAAGCTCCCCAACTGCTACGGGCGATCGCTGTTGCTGTTGCCAAAGGCGATGCCGTAGCGCTCAAAGAGAAGGCGCAAAAACTCAAGTCAAGCAGCGCTGCCCTTGGTGCAAGGACTTTATCGCAAGTGTGTCAGCAACTAGAATCAATGGGATGCCTTGGCGTCATACCAGATGCTCCAGAGATTCTGTGGCTTTTATCTGCCGAATATGAGAAATTCAAAGTCGCTTTGGAAATAGAATGTCAGCAATGGCAGTAG
- a CDS encoding Ycf34 family protein, giving the protein MCICVNCHYVDRCTTYHAVETQHEVPHLTETPDFEATEPSINVNIRPHQDYVEMEWDVVGCLSFKRETGKWAKLRPGELVPT; this is encoded by the coding sequence ATGTGTATTTGCGTAAACTGCCACTATGTAGATCGCTGCACCACCTATCACGCCGTAGAAACTCAGCATGAAGTGCCGCACCTGACTGAAACACCAGATTTTGAAGCTACTGAACCTTCTATTAACGTCAACATCCGACCGCATCAAGACTATGTTGAGATGGAATGGGATGTTGTAGGTTGCCTGAGTTTCAAGAGGGAAACTGGCAAATGGGCGAAACTACGCCCTGGCGAGCTAGTTCCTACCTGA
- a CDS encoding CCA tRNA nucleotidyltransferase, with the protein MHLNTESSALSPENWPFSLELLPQPAYLVGGAVRDALLERRREYLDLDFVIPTDAVNTARKIAAHYNAGFVLLDADRQIARVVFKHATADFAQAEGGSLEADLYRRDYRMNAIAYNPRTGEIIDPLEGYADLQQGIIRMVSAKNLQDDPLRLLRGYRQAAQLNFNIEPETRSAISKLAPLLSQIAAERVRVEFSYLLGIPLGTVWITAAFWDGLLPVWFPNVTPESLEKMAAVDSWAVALAESWPELKAELSADIRGTIKTTLWSVAKLATLLPASPEVAEEQLFRLKYSRVEIRAVTTVIKCLPTLISGGNPSEMPLREQYFFFRGAETNFLAIALLAVTSGVEVDSIAGLINRYLNPDDQVAHPTPLITGNELMEALKIPSGQLVGQILGEIQASRAEGKISTPAEALEFASQLLDTK; encoded by the coding sequence ATGCACTTAAACACAGAATCCTCGGCTTTATCTCCCGAAAATTGGCCTTTTAGTCTAGAATTGCTTCCCCAACCTGCTTATTTAGTCGGGGGCGCGGTGCGCGATGCTTTGCTGGAGCGCCGCCGCGAGTATCTGGATTTAGATTTTGTCATCCCTACTGATGCGGTAAATACTGCTCGGAAAATTGCCGCTCATTACAATGCTGGATTTGTGTTGCTTGATGCGGATCGTCAAATTGCCAGAGTTGTGTTTAAGCACGCTACAGCTGATTTTGCTCAAGCCGAGGGCGGGAGCCTGGAAGCAGATTTGTACAGGCGGGACTATAGGATGAATGCGATCGCTTACAATCCCCGCACTGGTGAAATTATCGACCCCCTTGAAGGTTATGCCGATTTACAACAAGGCATTATTAGGATGGTTTCCGCTAAAAATCTACAAGACGACCCTTTAAGATTGCTGCGGGGTTATCGCCAAGCTGCCCAACTAAATTTTAATATCGAGCCAGAAACTCGCTCCGCGATTAGTAAATTAGCACCGTTGCTATCTCAAATAGCAGCAGAGCGAGTGCGTGTAGAATTTAGCTATCTTTTGGGCATTCCGTTGGGGACTGTGTGGATAACTGCTGCTTTTTGGGATGGGTTACTACCAGTTTGGTTTCCTAATGTCACCCCAGAAAGTTTAGAGAAAATGGCAGCCGTTGACAGTTGGGCTGTGGCGCTGGCCGAAAGTTGGCCTGAGTTAAAAGCTGAGCTTTCTGCGGATATTCGCGGCACTATTAAAACAACTTTGTGGAGCGTTGCTAAACTTGCTACTTTGCTACCAGCATCACCCGAAGTAGCAGAAGAACAACTGTTCCGTTTAAAGTACAGTCGTGTTGAAATCCGGGCTGTTACTACTGTAATTAAATGTTTGCCGACTTTAATAAGCGGTGGAAATCCATCTGAGATGCCGTTGAGAGAACAATATTTTTTCTTTCGCGGGGCTGAAACAAATTTTTTGGCGATCGCTCTCTTGGCTGTAACATCTGGCGTGGAAGTTGATAGTATTGCTGGCCTAATTAATCGCTATCTTAATCCAGATGACCAAGTTGCCCATCCCACTCCACTTATTACGGGCAACGAGTTGATGGAAGCCCTAAAAATACCATCTGGACAGCTAGTGGGTCAAATTTTGGGCGAGATCCAAGCTTCACGCGCCGAGGGCAAAATCTCCACTCCAGCAGAAGCTTTGGAATTTGCTTCCCAGCTACTTGACACCAAGTAA
- a CDS encoding TROVE domain-containing protein, with the protein MNYKFFTQKKTGTPQTQPIPGRESEMIQGRSGGFMFDAGSWNMVRRGLLIGTAKSTYYAGKRELTEDFVEVLKGAIAENPSRVAEEIIYASDGRAINNSAPIFALVLLSMGETPEAKKAFQEIFPAVVRTGSHFYEWLNYTKSMRGFGKVIREVGKTWLSREDIQGLAYQLLKYQQRQGFSHRDALRLFHVKPDTEERRQLFEWVVKGWEELPAEIPSPALAQIWWYEWLKRNPEQTHQAISQGHLTHEMAAPVGKMDKQAWQLLFNEMPIGAMLRHLGSLTEIGVLRTDEPANIDRVEAILNDKERLRKGRIHPIDVLKALKTYKSGGRLGRSQKNWNPVSRIGDILEKAVELSFDVVEPTGKVFMHAVDISGSMSGGVVNSVNLSCCEIATTMALVTAKTEKNYMIRGFSTEFRDLDITAKDSFSSAVAKASNQSFGGTDASVAYKWMTKNKFKADVICFWTDSESWAGNSHPSQALAEYRKKVNKDIKAVYVTLAPYQLTLVDPKDPLSWDLGGFDPGAPRLIQMLATDGL; encoded by the coding sequence ATGAACTATAAATTCTTCACTCAAAAGAAGACTGGAACACCACAAACTCAGCCGATTCCTGGACGCGAATCAGAGATGATTCAGGGACGTTCGGGCGGGTTTATGTTCGATGCTGGTAGCTGGAATATGGTGCGGCGCGGCCTCTTGATTGGTACGGCAAAAAGCACATATTATGCTGGCAAGCGGGAATTAACTGAGGATTTTGTAGAAGTTTTAAAGGGAGCGATCGCAGAAAATCCCAGCCGAGTTGCAGAAGAAATTATCTACGCTAGCGACGGACGCGCCATCAACAACAGCGCCCCCATTTTTGCCCTCGTTTTGCTATCAATGGGAGAAACACCCGAAGCAAAAAAGGCATTTCAAGAAATCTTCCCCGCTGTCGTCCGTACTGGAAGCCACTTCTACGAATGGCTGAACTACACCAAATCCATGCGCGGATTTGGTAAAGTTATTCGCGAAGTTGGTAAAACTTGGCTATCGCGTGAAGATATCCAAGGTTTAGCTTACCAACTGTTGAAATATCAGCAGCGTCAAGGCTTCTCGCACCGCGATGCATTGCGACTCTTCCACGTCAAACCAGATACAGAAGAGCGCAGACAACTGTTTGAATGGGTTGTCAAAGGTTGGGAAGAATTGCCAGCCGAAATACCCTCACCAGCGTTAGCTCAAATTTGGTGGTACGAGTGGTTGAAGCGCAATCCCGAACAAACCCATCAAGCCATTTCCCAAGGTCATCTTACCCACGAAATGGCCGCACCTGTTGGCAAAATGGACAAGCAAGCATGGCAGTTGTTGTTCAACGAAATGCCAATCGGTGCAATGCTTCGCCACTTGGGTTCGCTAACTGAAATTGGAGTATTGCGGACAGATGAACCAGCAAATATAGACCGCGTTGAAGCTATTCTCAACGACAAAGAACGTCTGCGAAAAGGCCGCATTCACCCAATTGACGTATTAAAAGCCCTCAAAACTTATAAGTCAGGGGGACGATTGGGACGAAGCCAGAAAAATTGGAATCCCGTAAGCCGAATTGGGGACATTTTGGAAAAGGCAGTTGAGTTGTCTTTTGATGTTGTAGAACCAACTGGCAAAGTCTTCATGCACGCCGTAGATATTTCTGGATCGATGTCTGGTGGTGTGGTGAATTCAGTTAATTTGAGTTGCTGCGAGATTGCTACAACAATGGCACTCGTAACAGCAAAAACCGAGAAAAATTACATGATTCGCGGCTTCTCTACCGAGTTCCGCGACTTGGATATAACTGCCAAGGATAGCTTTAGTTCGGCTGTTGCAAAAGCTAGCAACCAAAGCTTCGGAGGAACTGATGCTTCTGTTGCTTACAAATGGATGACTAAGAATAAGTTCAAGGCAGATGTAATCTGTTTTTGGACAGACTCAGAATCATGGGCGGGAAATAGTCATCCTAGTCAAGCGTTGGCTGAGTATCGCAAGAAAGTCAACAAAGACATCAAAGCTGTCTATGTCACTCTTGCGCCTTATCAACTCACGCTAGTAGATCCTAAAGATCCCCTTTCTTGGGATTTGGGTGGATTCGACCCAGGCGCACCGCGCCTCATCCAAATGTTAGCAACAGATGGGCTTTAA
- a CDS encoding GrpB family protein, with product MEDIIQVVDYDDFWPIQFEQEKPHILNALGDAILDIQHIGSTSVPGLAAKPIIDILVGAKQLQPSDTHIKALEKLGYVYEGEAGVPGRRFFRKGMPRTHHLHFVKLGNEVWEYQLLFRDFLRTHPEAAKEYEALKRKLAVPFQLDREGYISSKAPLIIELLAKARKWRQEA from the coding sequence ATGGAAGATATCATTCAAGTCGTTGATTACGACGATTTTTGGCCTATACAATTTGAGCAAGAAAAGCCGCATATTCTCAACGCCCTCGGTGATGCCATCTTAGACATCCAACACATTGGCAGTACCTCAGTGCCAGGACTTGCAGCCAAACCCATTATCGACATTTTGGTGGGCGCGAAGCAACTACAACCAAGCGACACGCACATCAAAGCCCTAGAGAAACTCGGCTATGTTTACGAAGGCGAGGCGGGTGTTCCAGGGCGGCGCTTTTTTCGCAAAGGGATGCCCCGCACGCACCATTTACATTTTGTGAAATTGGGAAATGAGGTTTGGGAATATCAGCTTCTGTTTCGTGACTTTCTCAGAACGCACCCAGAAGCGGCGAAGGAATATGAAGCATTGAAGCGAAAGTTAGCTGTACCCTTTCAACTGGATAGGGAAGGTTACATCAGTAGCAAAGCACCTTTAATTATCGAGTTGCTTGCTAAGGCTAGAAAGTGGCGACAAGAAGCGTAA
- a CDS encoding FAD-dependent oxidoreductase, with the protein MSDVVVIGAGIAGLTCAKQLQQAGYSVVVVDKSRGVGGRVATRRLHGTFADHGACYLKPQGELVQKLVEVLCAKSICRVWTDTVYEMGSDRQLQPGKQYPRYVAPMGMSAIAKFLATDLDIRFNQRVQAINPTDKNTWHFTFDSTDEISKELTAAAVVVAIPAPQALMLLEPLAEASLSSAFLDSLRSVEFYPSLSVMAGYSGQSTENLGWKAITFTNDSHLGWIGLDSSKRLDSQSPVFVLQSSAEFANRYLDSEDLNPVAQEMLSRAAELLVPWLDSPDWLQIHRWRYAFPSSPLDRDCLDAATTLPLVCCGDWCGVNLIESAMNSGLAAAVQINSKLQHLPLSGDSFWEAIA; encoded by the coding sequence GTGTCTGATGTAGTGGTGATTGGTGCTGGTATAGCTGGGTTGACTTGCGCCAAGCAGTTGCAGCAAGCTGGCTATAGTGTTGTCGTTGTTGACAAGTCTCGCGGAGTTGGTGGACGTGTTGCTACGAGGCGATTGCACGGAACCTTCGCGGATCATGGGGCGTGCTACCTTAAGCCTCAAGGCGAGTTGGTGCAAAAGCTGGTTGAGGTGTTGTGTGCTAAGTCGATATGTCGAGTTTGGACGGATACTGTTTATGAGATGGGAAGCGATCGCCAGTTGCAACCGGGAAAGCAATATCCTAGATATGTAGCACCGATGGGGATGAGTGCGATCGCTAAATTTCTCGCTACAGATTTAGATATTCGCTTCAATCAACGAGTTCAGGCTATTAATCCTACCGATAAAAATACTTGGCATTTCACTTTCGATTCCACAGATGAAATATCCAAGGAATTAACAGCAGCGGCGGTAGTGGTAGCTATTCCAGCGCCTCAAGCTTTGATGTTACTAGAACCTTTAGCGGAAGCTAGTTTATCATCAGCATTTCTAGATAGTCTGCGGTCTGTCGAATTTTATCCCAGCCTTAGTGTAATGGCTGGTTATTCAGGGCAAAGTACGGAAAATTTAGGGTGGAAAGCAATTACTTTTACTAACGATTCTCACTTAGGTTGGATAGGTTTAGATAGCAGCAAACGCTTAGATTCACAGTCGCCTGTTTTTGTTTTGCAAAGTAGCGCTGAATTTGCTAATCGTTACTTGGATTCCGAAGATTTAAATCCAGTTGCACAAGAAATGTTATCTCGTGCAGCGGAGTTGCTAGTTCCTTGGCTTGATTCTCCAGATTGGTTGCAAATCCACCGCTGGCGTTATGCATTTCCTAGTAGCCCTTTGGATCGGGATTGCCTAGATGCGGCGACAACATTACCCCTAGTTTGTTGTGGCGATTGGTGTGGGGTAAATTTAATTGAAAGTGCTATGAATTCTGGATTAGCTGCTGCCGTTCAGATTAACAGTAAACTGCAACATTTGCCCTTATCGGGAGATAGTTTTTGGGAAGCGATCGCATAG
- a CDS encoding YaaW family protein, translated as MDELRSALELATEEELQGLTEILFRRQFNPLDYVQTPEPIDVQSLDREEWMDAIEERYRFLAADGLTVLRGRTSEVSYRQTLIQVCRYLKIPYSRRLSTTDIEAEIFLNLMGRAWKQMPNKEKRSLTARVQRSLQESQLAHPLPVHLQHDPMALLAKGGSAIAVSSILKPILLKQMASQFAIHFATYQVAKDAVVAGGAAVANQFQHYLALQTAKRGMAVSAARYGAARSVLALLGPAMWGWFFADLGWRAIATNYGRIIPIIFTLAQIRLTRSECWELA; from the coding sequence TTGGACGAACTGAGATCGGCGCTAGAGTTAGCTACAGAAGAAGAGTTGCAGGGATTGACGGAAATTTTGTTCCGTCGCCAGTTTAACCCCCTCGATTACGTGCAGACACCTGAACCGATAGATGTCCAAAGCCTAGATCGCGAAGAATGGATGGATGCTATTGAGGAGAGATATCGCTTTTTGGCAGCAGATGGGTTAACGGTACTGCGGGGACGCACAAGCGAAGTAAGCTATCGGCAAACTTTGATTCAGGTGTGTCGTTACCTGAAAATTCCCTACTCCAGAAGGCTTTCGACGACGGATATAGAGGCTGAGATATTCCTCAACCTGATGGGTAGGGCGTGGAAGCAAATGCCCAACAAAGAGAAGAGAAGCTTGACGGCAAGAGTACAGCGATCGCTACAAGAATCGCAACTCGCCCACCCCTTGCCAGTGCATTTGCAGCACGATCCGATGGCTTTACTGGCAAAAGGTGGCAGCGCGATCGCTGTTAGTTCTATACTCAAGCCCATACTACTAAAGCAAATGGCTAGCCAGTTTGCCATTCATTTCGCTACCTACCAAGTTGCCAAAGATGCCGTCGTCGCTGGTGGCGCAGCAGTAGCAAACCAGTTTCAGCATTACCTCGCGCTTCAGACAGCGAAGCGGGGGATGGCGGTGAGTGCAGCGCGTTATGGTGCGGCGCGGAGTGTGTTGGCCTTGTTGGGGCCAGCGATGTGGGGATGGTTTTTTGCAGATTTAGGATGGAGAGCGATCGCTACCAACTACGGTCGCATCATCCCGATCATCTTCACCCTAGCTCAAATTCGCCTTACCCGTTCCGAGTGTTGGGAATTAGCATAA
- a CDS encoding O-antigen ligase — MPLNLFRLQKHSDPSLQASWNYAQLGFLIFPWFPILGAIGIFLGLVGSCRRKYRTIIRRPINWGIAIFTLWLIISACFAFNPSEAFLGLANFLPFFIFFAAYNALIQTPAQLRQLAWILVLPSVPIVILGIGQLFLGWATPALIQSIFGWVLEPKGNPVGRMASVFMYANILAGYLSIVFILALGLWIEESKRRSPQSPLTRKVKRDRFPLTPRMAFLSAAVILSGIGLIFTNSRNAWGIALIGCLAFAIYLGWRWLIGAVAFVAGSILWSAFGPSPVREWLRVIVPPFFWARLTDQMYPDRPQALERVTQWQFAWSMTQERPWTGWGLRNFTPLYQAKMNLWLGHPHSLFLMLSAETGIPGTILFCGLVGWIFAQGMLLLANLPLERSEDKLILFSFLVAFGAITLFNTADVSMFDLRVNTLGWLLLAAICGVGYKKPDKH; from the coding sequence ATGCCATTGAATTTATTTCGGCTGCAAAAGCATTCTGACCCCAGTTTACAAGCGTCTTGGAATTACGCCCAACTGGGGTTTCTTATCTTCCCCTGGTTCCCCATACTAGGCGCGATTGGCATATTTCTAGGATTAGTTGGCAGTTGCAGGCGCAAGTACCGCACTATTATCCGCCGTCCCATCAACTGGGGAATAGCAATATTTACCCTTTGGCTAATTATTAGCGCCTGTTTTGCCTTTAACCCCTCTGAAGCTTTCTTGGGCTTGGCTAATTTCTTACCGTTTTTTATATTTTTTGCAGCTTATAACGCCCTAATTCAAACACCCGCACAATTAAGACAGCTAGCCTGGATTTTGGTGCTGCCTTCTGTACCGATAGTCATTCTTGGCATCGGTCAGCTATTTTTGGGTTGGGCTACCCCAGCGCTAATACAAAGTATCTTTGGTTGGGTGCTTGAACCAAAAGGAAATCCGGTTGGTAGGATGGCTTCTGTCTTCATGTACGCCAACATTTTGGCAGGCTATCTCTCAATAGTTTTTATTCTGGCGCTGGGATTGTGGATTGAAGAAAGCAAAAGGCGATCGCCTCAATCCCCCTTAACAAGGAAGGTTAAACGCGATCGCTTTCCCCTCACCCCCCGCATGGCCTTTTTAAGCGCTGCGGTTATTTTGAGCGGAATTGGGCTAATTTTTACCAATTCTCGCAATGCGTGGGGAATTGCTCTTATCGGCTGTCTTGCATTTGCTATTTATCTCGGTTGGCGCTGGCTTATAGGTGCAGTCGCCTTCGTTGCAGGTAGCATCCTCTGGTCGGCTTTTGGCCCCTCTCCCGTCCGCGAATGGCTGCGCGTCATAGTTCCACCTTTCTTTTGGGCGCGACTCACCGACCAGATGTATCCCGACCGACCGCAAGCCCTCGAACGGGTAACTCAGTGGCAGTTTGCTTGGTCGATGACGCAAGAACGCCCCTGGACGGGTTGGGGTTTAAGGAATTTTACACCGCTTTACCAGGCCAAAATGAACCTCTGGCTGGGTCATCCACACAGTTTGTTCCTGATGTTGAGCGCTGAAACTGGAATTCCAGGAACAATTTTATTTTGTGGATTAGTAGGCTGGATTTTTGCTCAAGGTATGTTGCTATTAGCAAACTTACCATTAGAGCGAAGTGAGGATAAATTAATCCTTTTCAGCTTTTTAGTTGCTTTTGGCGCTATTACACTATTTAATACCGCAGACGTGTCAATGTTTGATTTGCGGGTTAATACACTGGGGTGGTTGCTGTTAGCGGCAATTTGTGGAGTGGGATATAAAAAGCCTGACAAGCATTAA
- a CDS encoding J domain-containing protein has protein sequence MAENRAKPENSNRGMPYQTTLATSYYALLGLHPSASVVEIRRAYRELSKRYHPDTTELPQAQATANFQKLNEAYATLSNPERRTAYDLKIGYSRLNIIQAPSNLNHPVSQKRPSYSSNAYLDPNDRPLSAGEIFALFIMGLTLLGCLLLAIAIGLTRPEAAFQVSAPQGVSVHEQLTPNLPLKTPDATVRSPINNE, from the coding sequence GTGGCTGAAAATAGGGCAAAACCAGAAAACTCGAATCGAGGGATGCCATACCAAACAACATTGGCCACCAGTTATTATGCTCTACTGGGGCTGCATCCTTCAGCATCGGTGGTGGAAATCCGGCGGGCTTACCGGGAATTAAGTAAGCGCTACCATCCCGATACGACTGAACTACCACAAGCTCAAGCTACGGCTAACTTCCAAAAACTCAACGAAGCCTACGCTACCCTCAGCAATCCAGAACGCCGAACTGCTTACGATCTCAAAATTGGCTATTCGCGCTTGAATATAATTCAGGCTCCGTCAAACTTGAATCACCCAGTTTCCCAGAAGCGACCAAGTTATTCCTCCAACGCTTACCTCGACCCAAATGACCGACCCCTTTCTGCGGGGGAAATATTTGCGCTGTTCATAATGGGATTAACATTGTTGGGTTGTTTACTGCTAGCGATCGCCATTGGGTTAACACGCCCAGAAGCAGCTTTTCAAGTTTCTGCACCTCAAGGCGTCAGCGTACACGAGCAGTTGACTCCTAATCTTCCTCTGAAGACACCAGACGCAACGGTGCGATCGCCAATCAACAATGAATAG
- a CDS encoding DUF3143 domain-containing protein, with the protein MTLPTADTPLYNHPLPDIEQWLQALGCQQDRNDLHCWNVARPSWKAELCLDVEELTVRYLQAGEAGRDILRSFKYSLSRQDIEDAVFAGP; encoded by the coding sequence ATGACTCTCCCAACTGCTGATACCCCCCTATACAACCATCCCCTTCCTGATATTGAGCAATGGCTCCAAGCACTAGGATGTCAGCAAGACCGCAACGATCTTCACTGCTGGAACGTAGCACGCCCTTCCTGGAAGGCGGAGCTGTGTTTGGATGTAGAGGAACTAACCGTGCGCTATCTCCAAGCTGGAGAAGCAGGACGCGATATTTTGCGCTCTTTTAAATACTCCCTCAGCCGTCAGGATATTGAAGACGCAGTTTTTGCTGGCCCCTAG
- a CDS encoding isoprenyl transferase — MTAKQSLLQDLPADLDRQLLPKHVAVIMDGNGRWAKRQGLPRIMGHRRGVDALKDLLRCCKDWGIPALTAYAFSTENWGRPLEEVDFLMTLFERVLRRELEEMVQENVQIQFVGNLGALPRSLQAEIERSMSETKCNPGTRFTVATNYGGRQEIVQACRAIALQVQQGLLQPDDIDEALFSRHLYTASVGDPDLLIRTSGEMRISNFLLWQLAYSEMYITETLWPDFDRAEFHRALCDYQKRDRRFGKVKNQK; from the coding sequence ATGACTGCAAAGCAAAGTTTGTTACAAGATCTACCTGCTGACCTCGATCGACAGCTACTGCCCAAGCATGTGGCGGTAATTATGGATGGAAATGGGCGTTGGGCAAAGCGCCAAGGGCTACCCCGGATTATGGGTCATCGGCGGGGCGTAGATGCGCTGAAGGATCTGCTCCGCTGCTGTAAAGATTGGGGAATACCAGCCCTTACTGCTTATGCTTTTTCTACAGAAAATTGGGGAAGACCGCTCGAAGAAGTTGATTTTTTGATGACGCTGTTTGAGCGGGTATTGCGTCGAGAACTCGAAGAGATGGTGCAGGAGAATGTACAGATCCAGTTTGTGGGAAACTTAGGGGCATTGCCGCGATCGCTCCAGGCAGAGATCGAACGTTCGATGAGCGAAACAAAGTGCAATCCAGGCACCCGGTTCACCGTCGCAACGAATTATGGCGGACGCCAGGAAATTGTCCAAGCTTGTCGCGCGATCGCCCTCCAAGTGCAGCAAGGTCTTCTGCAACCGGACGACATTGATGAGGCTCTGTTTTCACGCCACCTCTACACCGCCTCAGTGGGCGACCCAGATTTACTAATTCGCACCAGCGGGGAAATGCGTATCAGCAACTTCCTACTTTGGCAATTGGCATACTCGGAAATGTATATTACTGAAACTCTCTGGCCAGATTTTGACCGAGCGGAGTTTCATCGTGCCTTATGCGATTACCAGAAGCGCGATCGCCGCTTTGGGAAAGTCAAAAATCAAAAATAA
- the cdaA gene encoding diadenylate cyclase CdaA, with translation MPLGPGSDPSWTQSLLLNSVDVGLVLALTYLVLLIIGERRTLWMVRGLIILMLAAAASNKLKLTLLHFVLDKLVIGSAVAMAIILQSEFRRFLEQLGRGEVVQLFRPVRRTLPKPDSVIDEIVDAVKELSQNRIGALLILETTGPMDDRDFSVPGVKLNAEVSKELLQTIFQTTTLLHDGAVYISGSRVVAAGVILPLSDRTASRQLGTRHRAAMGITERVGNCLCVVVSEETGSISMAERGILNRPLTSSKLKELLEARFSPAVDREAVAPGLLSLGRQIGSKVRVVVRRVLRLPEDKK, from the coding sequence ATGCCTTTGGGTCCTGGTTCTGACCCTAGCTGGACTCAGTCCTTGCTGCTTAACAGCGTCGATGTGGGATTGGTTCTGGCCCTCACCTATCTTGTACTCCTCATCATTGGGGAGCGGCGTACCCTGTGGATGGTTCGGGGGTTGATTATCCTAATGCTGGCAGCGGCGGCGAGTAACAAACTAAAGCTGACGCTGTTGCATTTTGTCTTGGATAAGTTGGTGATTGGCTCTGCTGTGGCAATGGCAATCATCTTACAGTCCGAGTTTCGACGATTCCTAGAACAACTAGGGCGGGGAGAAGTTGTGCAGTTGTTTCGCCCCGTCCGTCGCACGCTCCCCAAGCCAGACAGTGTAATTGATGAAATTGTGGATGCTGTAAAAGAGCTTTCCCAAAACCGCATCGGCGCTCTATTGATTTTGGAAACAACTGGACCGATGGACGATCGGGATTTTTCCGTTCCGGGGGTTAAGTTGAATGCTGAGGTTTCCAAAGAACTGCTACAAACCATCTTTCAGACAACTACGCTATTGCACGACGGGGCGGTGTACATTAGTGGCTCCCGCGTTGTAGCCGCTGGGGTGATTTTGCCCCTGAGCGATCGCACTGCTTCTCGGCAGCTAGGTACGCGCCACCGGGCTGCAATGGGAATTACGGAACGTGTCGGAAATTGCCTGTGCGTGGTTGTATCTGAAGAGACAGGTTCTATTTCTATGGCGGAAAGGGGAATACTAAATAGACCATTGACCAGCAGTAAACTTAAAGAACTGCTAGAGGCGCGATTCTCCCCAGCCGTAGACCGCGAGGCAGTTGCTCCCGGCCTCCTAAGTTTGGGCCGCCAGATTGGGTCTAAGGTACGGGTAGTGGTACGCCGTGTCCTCCGTCTTCCTGAAGATAAGAAATGA